The Stenotrophomonas rhizophila genome has a window encoding:
- a CDS encoding Hpt domain-containing response regulator yields the protein MQMTPRAPVPRLLLVEDDTISRGFFRAALETLPAQVETADSLVTALERGRNGEHDLWLIDVNLPDGNGSQLLSALRLTRPDTPALAHTADGDTSIHARLRDDGFSETLVKPLSREQLLQAVRRALVNSPGSAARAVAAGGSELEREDWDEITALAALNGQRHHLIALRELFLAELPGVRDAVAQAVQQHDVGTLKGQLHRLQASCGFVGAARLARAVRQLHQAPESNGAHTQFKAAVESLLH from the coding sequence ATGCAGATGACCCCGAGGGCTCCCGTGCCCCGACTCCTGCTCGTCGAGGACGACACCATCAGTCGCGGCTTTTTCCGGGCCGCGCTGGAAACCCTGCCCGCGCAGGTGGAAACCGCCGATTCGCTGGTCACTGCCCTGGAACGGGGCCGCAACGGCGAGCACGATCTGTGGCTGATCGATGTGAACCTGCCCGACGGCAATGGCAGCCAGCTGCTGAGCGCCTTGCGGCTGACCCGTCCTGACACGCCCGCCCTGGCCCACACGGCCGATGGCGACACCAGCATCCATGCCCGCCTGCGGGATGACGGGTTCAGCGAAACCCTGGTCAAACCGTTGAGCCGTGAGCAGCTGCTGCAGGCCGTGCGCCGTGCGCTGGTCAACAGCCCCGGCAGCGCCGCCCGGGCCGTCGCCGCTGGCGGCAGTGAGCTCGAACGCGAGGACTGGGACGAAATCACCGCCCTGGCGGCCCTGAATGGGCAGCGCCATCACCTGATCGCCCTGCGCGAACTGTTCCTGGCAGAGCTGCCCGGGGTCCGCGACGCGGTGGCCCAGGCGGTACAGCAACACGATGTAGGCACCTTGAAGGGCCAGCTGCACCGGCTGCAGGCCAGCTGCGGCTTCGTCGGCGCCGCGCGCCTTGCGCGCGCGGTACGCCAGCTGCACCAGGCCCCCGAATCCAACGGCGCCCACACCCAGTTCAAGGCGGCCGTGGAGTCCCTGTTGCATTGA
- the lepB gene encoding signal peptidase I, producing MKLFEILLVVLTLASGLILLADKLYFAKRRAARAGLLDSEPVLVDYSRAFFPVLAIVLVVRSFIAEPYKIPSSSMMPNLLIGDFILVNKFAYGLRLPLNNAKVVPIGEPARGDVVVFHFPGHSDNDPNRGENFIKRVIGVPGDEIAFQGDGVILNGTPLKYDSKGLYAGHRGQGEGASLLVEHLPGRTHTVLETDYPRGEGQWTVPPGKYLVMGDNRDNSDDGRFWGLLPEENLRGKAFLIWLNCSGWFCKDGFEPSRIGTGIN from the coding sequence ATGAAACTGTTTGAAATCCTGCTGGTCGTACTGACGCTGGCCTCGGGCCTGATCCTGCTGGCCGACAAGCTGTACTTCGCCAAGCGCCGCGCGGCGCGGGCCGGCCTGCTGGACAGCGAGCCGGTACTGGTGGATTACTCCCGGGCGTTCTTCCCGGTGCTGGCCATCGTGCTGGTGGTGCGCAGCTTCATTGCAGAGCCTTACAAAATCCCGTCCAGTTCAATGATGCCGAACCTGCTGATCGGCGATTTCATCCTGGTCAACAAGTTCGCCTATGGCCTGCGCCTGCCGCTGAACAACGCCAAGGTCGTCCCGATCGGCGAGCCGGCGCGTGGTGACGTGGTGGTGTTCCACTTCCCGGGCCATTCGGACAACGACCCGAACAGGGGCGAGAACTTCATCAAGCGCGTGATCGGCGTCCCGGGCGACGAAATCGCCTTCCAGGGCGATGGGGTCATCCTCAACGGCACCCCGCTCAAGTACGACAGCAAGGGATTGTATGCTGGGCACCGTGGCCAGGGGGAGGGCGCCTCACTGCTGGTGGAGCACCTGCCGGGCCGCACCCATACCGTGCTGGAGACCGATTATCCGCGTGGCGAAGGCCAGTGGACCGTGCCGCCGGGCAAGTACCTGGTCATGGGCGACAACCGCGACAACAGCGATGACGGCCGTTTCTGGGGCCTGCTGCCGGAAGAGAACCTTCGCGGCAAGGCGTTCCTGATCTGGCTGAACTGCTCGGGCTGGTTCTGCAAGGATGGTTTCGAACCGTCCCGCATCGGCACCGGCATCAACTGA
- the rnc gene encoding ribonuclease III produces the protein MPTKTYQRGDQIGHAFQDPGLLQQALTHRSAGTPNNERLEFLGDSIVNMMVAQALYQRWPKADEGALTRARAELVREGALAVIARTLHLGERLTLGPGEMKSGGHRRDSILADALEAVVAAIYLDAGFAACQAVVLPWFGPSMEALPATGKPEKDPKTRLQEWLQGRQKALPLYELVSESGDDHAKTFRVRCGVADPAVSTEGEGASRRLAEQQAAAAALEQLDSK, from the coding sequence GTGCCGACTAAAACCTATCAACGTGGTGACCAGATCGGTCACGCCTTCCAGGATCCGGGCCTGCTCCAGCAGGCCCTGACGCATCGCAGTGCCGGCACGCCGAACAACGAGCGGCTGGAATTCCTCGGCGACAGCATCGTCAACATGATGGTGGCCCAGGCGCTCTACCAGCGCTGGCCGAAGGCCGACGAGGGCGCCTTGACCCGGGCGCGGGCCGAGCTGGTGCGCGAAGGCGCGCTGGCGGTCATTGCCCGCACCCTGCATCTGGGCGAGCGGCTCACGCTCGGGCCGGGCGAAATGAAATCCGGGGGCCACCGGCGGGACTCGATCCTGGCCGACGCGCTGGAGGCCGTGGTGGCCGCCATCTACCTGGACGCAGGCTTCGCCGCCTGCCAGGCCGTGGTGCTGCCCTGGTTTGGCCCCTCCATGGAGGCGCTGCCGGCTACCGGCAAGCCTGAAAAAGACCCCAAGACCCGGCTCCAGGAATGGCTGCAGGGCCGACAGAAGGCATTGCCGCTGTACGAATTGGTGTCAGAATCAGGCGACGATCACGCCAAGACCTTCCGGGTACGCTGCGGCGTAGCCGATCCTGCTGTCAGCACCGAAGGCGAAGGTGCCTCGCGACGGCTGGCCGAACAACAGGCGGCAGCTGCCGCCCTCGAGCAACTGGATTCCAAGTGA
- the nagZ gene encoding beta-N-acetylhexosaminidase — protein sequence MLVIGVAGTELTAQERDWLQHDAVSGVILFKRNFASRQQIAELSAAIRAAAPRPLLICVDQEGGRVQRFREGFSALPPLQGFDSLYAQDPEAALALAEQHAWLMASEVRASGVDLSFAPVVDLGRGNRAIGDRAFSADPEVVAAFTRAYVRGMHSVGMAATLKHFPGHGSVLEDTHVAAASDPRDLDALRALDLVPFVAGIDAGADAVMMAHVVYPQVAPEPAGYSSRWIQQILRGEMGFRGVVFSDDIGMAASFSAGGVQARVHAHLDAGCDVVLVCHPELVDEALLAVDGRPLNTAALLGLIGRGALGWDGLLADARHGTSQSRLLDTLGRNV from the coding sequence ATGCTCGTGATCGGCGTTGCCGGGACCGAACTTACCGCCCAGGAACGCGATTGGCTGCAGCACGACGCCGTGTCCGGCGTCATCCTGTTCAAGCGCAATTTCGCCTCGCGCCAGCAGATCGCCGAGCTGTCGGCCGCGATCCGCGCCGCCGCGCCGCGCCCGCTGCTGATCTGCGTGGACCAGGAAGGCGGCCGCGTGCAGCGCTTCCGCGAAGGGTTCAGCGCGCTGCCGCCGCTGCAGGGCTTCGACTCCCTGTACGCACAGGATCCCGAGGCAGCCCTGGCCCTTGCCGAACAGCACGCCTGGCTGATGGCCAGCGAAGTGCGCGCCAGCGGCGTGGACCTCAGCTTCGCCCCGGTGGTCGACCTGGGCCGCGGCAACCGCGCCATCGGCGACCGTGCCTTCAGTGCCGACCCGGAGGTCGTTGCCGCCTTCACCCGCGCCTACGTGCGCGGCATGCACAGCGTCGGCATGGCCGCCACCCTCAAGCATTTCCCCGGCCACGGCAGCGTGCTGGAAGACACCCACGTGGCGGCGGCCAGCGATCCGCGTGATCTCGACGCGCTGCGGGCGCTGGACCTGGTGCCGTTCGTCGCCGGCATCGATGCCGGCGCCGACGCGGTGATGATGGCCCATGTGGTCTACCCGCAGGTCGCACCGGAACCGGCCGGTTACTCGTCGCGCTGGATCCAGCAGATCCTGCGCGGGGAAATGGGCTTCCGTGGCGTGGTCTTCTCCGACGACATCGGCATGGCCGCCTCGTTCTCCGCCGGGGGCGTGCAGGCGCGCGTGCATGCGCACCTGGATGCCGGCTGCGACGTGGTGCTGGTCTGCCACCCGGAACTGGTCGACGAGGCGCTGCTCGCGGTCGACGGCCGCCCCCTCAATACTGCTGCGCTGCTCGGCCTGATCGGCCGGGGCGCGCTTGGCTGGGACGGCCTGCTGGCCGATGCCCGCCATGGCACCTCCCAATCCCGTTTGCTCGACACCCTTGGAAGAAACGTCTGA
- the rlmD gene encoding 23S rRNA (uracil(1939)-C(5))-methyltransferase RlmD yields MARSRSRLDKTPFQTDILDLSHDGRGVARREGEGGKVTFISGALPGEVVRAEPTARNRHFDEARTVEVLQPSPQRVTPRCPHFGVCAGCVLQHLEEGQQIVAKQRVLLDNLTRIGHVSPGTVLPPLVGESWGYRRKGRFSVRRVEKKDKTLVGFREQDPRFVADLSQCLTVIPEIGLKVAALSAFIESLDGKRDIPQVEFIAGDDAIVLTIRHMLPLSDADKAAWAAFGAEHGFAIFLQPGGVESVHPLLPGEVPLSFRLAPWNVELAFRPLDFIQVNAKLNEKMIALALELLDAGPDERVLDLFCGLGNFTLPLARTVREVVGVEGEAGLVARARENAARNGLDNAQFFAADLTQDQRQTPWMRQGFDKLLLDPPRSGAIEVLQQLPLKQFKRIVYVSCHPGSLARDAGYLVNEQGFTLVSAGAMDMFPHTAHVESIAVFEKR; encoded by the coding sequence GTGGCCCGATCCCGTTCCCGCCTCGACAAGACGCCGTTCCAGACCGACATCCTCGACCTCAGCCATGATGGCCGGGGCGTCGCCCGCCGTGAAGGCGAGGGCGGCAAGGTCACCTTCATTTCCGGCGCCCTGCCGGGCGAAGTGGTGCGCGCCGAGCCCACTGCCCGCAACCGCCATTTCGACGAGGCGCGGACCGTGGAGGTCCTGCAGCCCTCGCCGCAGCGGGTCACCCCGCGCTGCCCGCACTTCGGCGTCTGTGCCGGCTGCGTGCTGCAGCACCTGGAAGAAGGTCAGCAGATCGTGGCCAAGCAGCGCGTGCTGCTCGACAACCTGACCCGGATCGGCCATGTCAGCCCCGGAACCGTGCTGCCGCCGCTGGTCGGCGAAAGCTGGGGCTACCGCCGCAAGGGGCGCTTCTCCGTGCGCCGGGTGGAAAAGAAGGACAAGACCCTGGTCGGCTTCCGTGAACAGGACCCGCGCTTCGTGGCGGACCTGAGCCAGTGCCTGACCGTGATCCCGGAAATCGGCCTGAAGGTGGCGGCACTGTCGGCGTTCATCGAATCCCTGGATGGCAAGCGCGACATCCCCCAAGTAGAGTTCATTGCCGGCGACGATGCGATCGTGCTGACCATCCGCCACATGCTGCCGCTCAGCGATGCGGACAAGGCGGCCTGGGCCGCGTTCGGGGCTGAGCACGGGTTTGCGATCTTCCTGCAGCCCGGCGGTGTTGAATCGGTGCACCCGCTGCTGCCTGGCGAGGTGCCGCTGTCGTTCCGGCTGGCGCCGTGGAACGTGGAGCTGGCGTTCCGCCCGCTGGATTTCATCCAGGTCAACGCCAAGCTCAATGAAAAGATGATCGCGCTGGCGCTCGAGCTGCTCGACGCCGGCCCGGACGAGCGCGTGCTCGATCTGTTCTGTGGCCTGGGCAACTTCACCCTGCCGCTGGCGCGCACCGTGCGCGAAGTGGTGGGCGTGGAAGGCGAAGCCGGGCTGGTGGCGCGGGCCAGGGAAAACGCCGCGCGCAACGGCCTGGACAACGCGCAGTTCTTTGCCGCCGACCTGACCCAGGACCAGCGCCAGACCCCGTGGATGCGCCAGGGCTTCGACAAGCTGCTGCTGGACCCGCCGCGCTCGGGCGCGATCGAAGTCCTGCAGCAGTTGCCGCTCAAGCAGTTCAAGCGCATCGTCTACGTCAGCTGCCACCCCGGCTCGCTGGCGCGCGACGCCGGCTACCTGGTCAACGAGCAGGGCTTCACCCTGGTGTCGGCCGGTGCGATGGACATGTTCCCGCACACCGCGCACGTGGAAAGCATCGCCGTCTTCGAGAAGCGTTGA
- a CDS encoding DegQ family serine endoprotease: MTARIRTHAMALLAITLPLVACAQSPSPTAPAAQVAAAPRAPAAPLVSGLPDFTNLVEQVGPGVVNIETTIVRSNRQARGAGPGPGDDEMPEFFRRFFGPDFQMPGQPGGDDEGPSIRGRGMGSGFIISPDGYVLTNHHVVADAGEVKVKLGDRREFTAKVIGSDQQYDVALLKIDAKNLPTVRVGDSNTLKPGQWVVAIGSPFGLDHSVTAGVVSAVGRSTGGQDQRYVPFIQTDVAINQGNSGGPLLNTRGEVVGINSQIFSASGGYMGISFAIPIDLAMGAVEQIKKNGRVSRGQLGAIVGAITGDVAQGFNLPDSRGALVNELVPGSAAAKSGLEVGDVIRSVNGTPINTFSDLPPLIGAQAPGSKVRLGVLREGKEREITATLTELAEDAARGTAGPAAADAAPQVGANALLGLDVADLTAPQRQQLGLDAGEGVRITNVKGQAARDARLSPGMVILQVGRTPVGSVAALNKALGGYKKGDVVMLLVRAGSNSAFVAVKTGQ, from the coding sequence ATGACCGCCCGTATCCGCACGCACGCCATGGCCCTGCTGGCCATCACCCTTCCGCTGGTGGCCTGTGCCCAGTCGCCCAGCCCGACCGCGCCTGCGGCGCAGGTGGCCGCCGCCCCGCGTGCGCCGGCCGCGCCGCTGGTCAGTGGCCTGCCGGACTTCACCAACCTGGTGGAGCAGGTCGGTCCGGGCGTGGTAAACATTGAAACCACCATCGTGCGCAGCAACCGCCAGGCGCGCGGCGCCGGCCCCGGTCCGGGCGATGACGAGATGCCGGAGTTCTTCCGCCGCTTCTTCGGCCCGGACTTCCAGATGCCGGGCCAGCCCGGTGGCGATGATGAAGGTCCCAGCATCCGCGGCCGCGGCATGGGCTCGGGCTTCATCATCTCGCCCGACGGCTACGTGCTGACCAACCACCATGTGGTGGCCGACGCCGGCGAAGTGAAGGTCAAGCTGGGCGACCGCCGCGAATTCACCGCCAAGGTGATCGGCAGCGACCAGCAGTACGACGTGGCCCTGCTCAAGATCGATGCGAAGAACCTGCCGACCGTGCGCGTGGGCGATTCCAATACGCTCAAGCCCGGCCAGTGGGTGGTCGCGATCGGCTCGCCGTTCGGCCTGGACCACTCGGTCACCGCCGGCGTGGTCAGTGCGGTTGGGCGGAGCACCGGCGGCCAGGACCAGCGCTACGTGCCGTTCATCCAGACCGACGTCGCGATCAACCAGGGCAACTCGGGTGGCCCGCTGCTCAATACCCGCGGTGAAGTGGTCGGCATCAACTCGCAGATCTTCTCCGCTTCGGGCGGCTACATGGGCATCAGCTTCGCGATCCCGATCGACCTGGCCATGGGTGCGGTCGAGCAGATCAAGAAGAACGGGCGCGTGAGCCGTGGCCAGCTGGGCGCGATCGTGGGCGCCATCACCGGCGATGTTGCGCAGGGCTTCAACCTGCCCGACAGCCGTGGCGCGCTGGTCAACGAACTGGTTCCGGGCAGTGCCGCGGCCAAATCCGGGCTGGAAGTCGGCGATGTGATCCGCTCGGTCAACGGCACCCCGATCAACACCTTCAGCGATCTGCCGCCGCTGATCGGCGCCCAGGCGCCGGGCAGCAAGGTCCGCCTGGGCGTGCTGCGCGAAGGGAAGGAGCGTGAGATCACCGCGACCCTGACCGAGCTGGCCGAGGATGCCGCCCGCGGCACCGCCGGTCCGGCTGCCGCCGACGCGGCGCCGCAGGTGGGTGCCAACGCCCTGCTGGGCCTGGACGTGGCCGACCTGACCGCCCCGCAGCGCCAGCAGCTGGGGCTGGACGCGGGTGAAGGCGTGCGCATCACCAACGTCAAGGGCCAGGCTGCCCGCGATGCCCGGTTGTCGCCGGGCATGGTGATCCTGCAGGTCGGGCGCACCCCGGTCGGCAGCGTGGCTGCGCTGAACAAGGCGCTGGGCGGCTACAAGAAGGGCGATGTGGTGATGCTGCTGGTGCGCGCGGGCAGCAACAGCGCCTTCGTGGCGGTCAAAACCGGGCAGTAA
- a CDS encoding CYTH domain-containing protein: MGIEIERKFLVTGDDWRAAAHAVIPMAQGYLNDTASIDSGAQKASVRVRIQGDEAFLNMKSREIGHTRQEFDYPIPVEDARALLALCVGGLIDKRRHLVHHAGLLWEVDEFLGDNAGLVVAEVELDQADQAIDLPSWVGEEVTDQVRYYNLALAANPYSRWP, encoded by the coding sequence ATGGGCATCGAGATCGAGCGCAAGTTCCTGGTCACCGGCGATGACTGGCGCGCCGCCGCGCACGCGGTCATTCCGATGGCACAGGGCTACCTCAACGACACCGCCTCGATCGACAGCGGCGCCCAGAAGGCCTCGGTGCGGGTGCGCATCCAGGGCGATGAGGCATTTCTCAACATGAAATCGCGCGAGATCGGGCACACCCGCCAGGAATTCGATTACCCGATCCCGGTGGAGGACGCCCGCGCGCTGCTGGCGCTGTGCGTGGGCGGCCTGATCGACAAGCGCCGGCACCTGGTCCACCACGCCGGGCTGCTGTGGGAAGTGGACGAGTTCCTGGGCGACAACGCCGGGCTGGTGGTGGCCGAGGTCGAACTGGACCAGGCCGACCAGGCCATCGACCTGCCGTCCTGGGTCGGGGAGGAAGTGACCGACCAGGTCCGGTACTACAACCTCGCCCTGGCCGCGAACCCCTACAGCCGCTGGCCCTGA
- the recO gene encoding DNA repair protein RecO, producing MRIDDEPAFVLHARPWRETSLLVEVLTEQHGRIGLLARGVSSPRSQALRAALQPLQWIRLAAVQRGELAQLRGAEALDAAPRLSGDAMLAGFYVNELVMRLAPRQDPLPDLYDHYGQVRQRLAAAEPLAWTLRRFERDLLETLGFGFELTHGSDGDPVDPAARYELDPLEGPRRLLSERGVDPRRGTATGSALLALAGDVLPGAEDLASLRRGMRAVLLHHLGGRGLKSWEMLEDLARRR from the coding sequence ATGCGCATCGACGACGAACCGGCCTTCGTGCTGCATGCCCGCCCCTGGCGGGAGACCAGCCTGCTGGTCGAGGTCCTGACCGAGCAGCACGGCCGGATCGGGCTGCTGGCGCGCGGCGTGAGCAGCCCGCGCAGCCAGGCGCTGCGCGCCGCCCTCCAGCCCCTGCAATGGATCCGCCTGGCCGCCGTGCAGCGCGGCGAGCTGGCCCAGCTGCGTGGGGCCGAGGCCCTGGATGCCGCGCCGCGGCTGAGCGGCGATGCCATGCTGGCCGGCTTCTATGTCAATGAACTGGTGATGCGGCTGGCGCCCCGCCAGGACCCGCTGCCCGACCTCTACGACCACTACGGGCAGGTGCGCCAGCGGCTGGCAGCCGCCGAGCCGTTGGCCTGGACGCTGCGGCGGTTCGAGCGCGACCTGCTGGAGACATTGGGGTTTGGCTTCGAACTGACCCATGGCAGCGATGGCGATCCGGTCGACCCCGCCGCGCGTTATGAGCTGGACCCGCTGGAAGGGCCGCGACGGTTGCTCAGCGAGCGCGGGGTGGATCCGCGGCGGGGGACGGCGACCGGGAGTGCGTTGCTGGCGTTGGCTGGCGACGTCCTGCCCGGCGCGGAGGATCTGGCCAGCCTGCGGCGAGGCATGCGTGCGGTGCTGCTGCACCACCTGGGTGGGCGCGGGCTGAAGTCGTGGGAAATGCTGGAGGATCTGGCGCGGCGGCGGTGA
- the lepA gene encoding translation elongation factor 4, protein MRNIRNFSIIAHVDHGKSTLADRIIQLCGGLQAREMEAQVLDSNPIERERGITIKAQSVSLPYVAKDGQTYHLNFIDTPGHVDFSYEVSRSLAACEGALLVVDAAQGVEAQSVANCYTAVEQGLEVVPVINKIDLPTADIERAKAEIEAVIGIDASDAVPVSAKTGLNVVDVLEAIVHRIPAPQPRDTDKLQALIIDSWFDNYLGVVSLVRVMQGQIKAGDKLQVMSTGRNHQVDNVGVFTPKRKVLPALRAGEVGWVTASIKDVHGAPVGDTLTLAADPAPSALPGFQEMQPRVFAGLFPVDAEDYPDLREALDKLRLNDAALRFEPESSEAMGFGFRCGFLGMLHMEIVQERLEREYNLDLISTAPTVIYEVLKTDGTIINMDNPAKLPPVNMVSEIREPIIRANVLTPEEYIGNIIKLCEEKRGSQIGINYLGSQVQISYELPMAEVVLDFFDKLKSVSRGYASLDYQFVRFDAGPFVRVDVLINGDKVDALSLIVHRSHADRRGRELCEKMKELIPRQMFDVAIQAAVGSQIISRTTVKAMRKNVLAKCYGGDVSRKKKLLEKQKEGKKRMKQVGRVEIPQEAFLAVLQMDK, encoded by the coding sequence ATGCGGAACATCCGCAACTTCTCCATCATCGCCCACGTCGACCACGGCAAGTCCACGCTGGCCGACCGCATCATCCAGCTTTGCGGCGGCCTCCAGGCCCGCGAGATGGAGGCGCAGGTGCTCGACTCCAATCCGATCGAGCGCGAGCGTGGCATCACCATCAAGGCCCAGTCGGTGTCGCTGCCGTACGTGGCGAAAGATGGCCAGACCTACCACCTGAATTTCATCGACACCCCCGGGCACGTCGACTTCTCCTATGAAGTCAGCCGCTCGCTGGCCGCCTGCGAAGGCGCGCTGCTTGTGGTGGATGCGGCGCAGGGCGTGGAAGCGCAGTCGGTCGCCAACTGCTACACCGCCGTGGAGCAGGGCCTGGAAGTGGTGCCGGTGATCAACAAGATCGACCTGCCCACTGCCGACATCGAGCGCGCCAAGGCCGAAATCGAAGCCGTGATCGGCATCGATGCCAGCGACGCGGTGCCGGTCAGTGCCAAGACCGGCCTGAACGTGGTGGACGTGCTGGAAGCCATCGTGCATCGCATCCCGGCCCCGCAGCCGCGCGATACCGACAAGCTGCAGGCGCTGATCATCGACTCCTGGTTCGACAACTACCTGGGCGTGGTCTCGCTGGTGCGCGTGATGCAGGGCCAGATCAAGGCCGGTGACAAGCTGCAGGTGATGTCCACCGGCCGCAACCACCAGGTCGACAACGTCGGCGTGTTCACCCCCAAGCGCAAGGTGCTGCCGGCCCTGCGCGCGGGCGAGGTGGGCTGGGTCACGGCCAGCATCAAGGACGTGCATGGTGCCCCGGTGGGCGACACCCTGACCCTGGCCGCCGACCCGGCGCCGTCGGCATTGCCCGGCTTCCAGGAAATGCAGCCGCGCGTGTTCGCCGGCCTGTTCCCGGTCGATGCCGAAGACTACCCGGACCTGCGCGAAGCGCTGGACAAGCTGCGCCTGAACGATGCGGCGCTGCGCTTCGAGCCGGAAAGCTCCGAAGCGATGGGCTTCGGCTTCCGCTGCGGCTTCCTGGGCATGCTGCACATGGAAATCGTGCAGGAGCGGCTGGAGCGCGAGTACAACCTCGACCTGATCAGCACCGCGCCGACCGTCATCTATGAAGTCCTGAAGACCGACGGCACGATCATCAACATGGACAACCCGGCCAAGCTGCCGCCGGTGAACATGGTGAGCGAGATCCGCGAGCCGATCATCCGTGCCAACGTGCTCACCCCCGAGGAGTACATCGGCAACATTATCAAGCTGTGCGAGGAAAAGCGCGGCAGCCAGATCGGCATCAACTACCTGGGCAGCCAGGTGCAGATCAGCTACGAGCTGCCGATGGCCGAGGTGGTGCTGGACTTCTTCGACAAGCTCAAGTCGGTCAGCCGCGGCTATGCCTCGCTGGATTACCAGTTCGTGCGGTTCGACGCCGGTCCGTTCGTCCGCGTGGACGTGCTGATCAACGGCGACAAGGTCGATGCGCTGTCGCTGATCGTGCACCGCAGCCATGCCGACCGGCGCGGCCGCGAGCTGTGCGAAAAGATGAAGGAACTGATCCCGCGGCAGATGTTCGACGTGGCCATCCAGGCCGCCGTCGGCTCGCAGATCATCTCCCGCACCACGGTCAAGGCCATGCGCAAGAACGTGCTGGCCAAGTGCTATGGTGGCGACGTTTCGCGCAAGAAGAAGCTGCTGGAGAAGCAGAAGGAAGGCAAGAAGCGCATGAAGCAGGTCGGCCGCGTGGAGATTCCGCAGGAAGCCTTCCTCGCCGTGCTGCAGATGGACAAGTAA
- a CDS encoding DUF4845 domain-containing protein, whose translation MKTMKTQRGMTLTSFLVVLCIVGFGLYIGMKLFPMYSEFYAVKTALKGVAKEPGVANMEPGKVQEMFFRRLDISYSESVKPANVKFERVSGGWNMKVNYEVRRPLVGNLDVVGKFDAHQELTLSGAD comes from the coding sequence ATGAAGACGATGAAGACGCAGCGTGGCATGACCCTGACCTCGTTCCTGGTCGTGCTGTGCATCGTGGGGTTCGGCCTGTACATCGGCATGAAGCTGTTCCCGATGTATTCCGAGTTCTACGCAGTGAAGACCGCGCTCAAGGGCGTGGCCAAGGAACCGGGCGTGGCCAACATGGAACCGGGCAAGGTGCAGGAAATGTTCTTCCGCCGGCTGGACATCAGCTATTCGGAGAGCGTCAAGCCGGCCAACGTCAAGTTCGAACGCGTCAGTGGCGGTTGGAACATGAAGGTCAACTACGAAGTGCGTCGCCCGCTGGTGGGCAACCTCGACGTGGTTGGAAAATTTGATGCACACCAGGAATTGACCCTCAGCGGTGCCGACTAA
- the era gene encoding GTPase Era, whose protein sequence is MSEATPHHCGSVAVIGRPNVGKSTLTNALVGAKVSIVSNRPQTTRHRLLGIASYPEGQLVLVDTPGLHRVQKRAMNRVMNRAARGSLEGVDAGMLVIEAGRWDEEDTLAFNVLSDAGIPVVLVVNKVDRLKDKAALLPFLQQVTEGRTFASVHPISAQKRNGLEALVRDLLKLLPEAPPMFGEDEITDRSQRFLAGELVREQLMRQLGEELPYATTVEIERFVEDGNLLRIGAVIWVEREGQKAIVIGKGGSRLKDIGAKSRMQMERLFDAKVFLETWVRVREGWSDDEAALKAFGYE, encoded by the coding sequence GTGAGCGAAGCAACTCCCCATCATTGCGGCAGCGTGGCCGTTATCGGCCGCCCCAACGTCGGCAAGTCGACCCTGACCAACGCCCTCGTGGGCGCCAAGGTCAGCATCGTCTCCAACCGGCCGCAGACCACCCGCCACCGGTTGCTGGGCATTGCCAGCTATCCGGAGGGCCAGCTGGTGCTGGTCGACACCCCCGGCCTGCACCGCGTGCAGAAGCGCGCCATGAACCGGGTGATGAACCGCGCTGCGCGCGGCTCGCTCGAGGGCGTGGATGCCGGCATGCTGGTGATCGAGGCTGGCCGCTGGGACGAAGAGGACACCCTGGCGTTCAACGTGCTCAGCGACGCCGGCATTCCGGTGGTGCTGGTGGTGAACAAGGTCGATCGACTGAAGGACAAGGCGGCCCTGCTGCCGTTCCTGCAGCAGGTCACCGAAGGCCGTACGTTCGCGTCCGTGCATCCCATCTCCGCGCAGAAACGCAACGGCCTGGAAGCGCTGGTGCGCGACCTCCTGAAGCTGCTGCCCGAAGCCCCGCCGATGTTCGGCGAAGATGAAATCACCGACCGCAGCCAGCGCTTCCTGGCCGGGGAACTGGTTCGCGAGCAGCTGATGCGCCAGCTCGGTGAAGAGCTGCCGTACGCCACCACGGTGGAAATCGAGCGCTTCGTCGAAGATGGCAACCTGCTGCGCATCGGTGCGGTGATCTGGGTCGAACGCGAAGGCCAGAAGGCCATCGTGATCGGCAAGGGCGGCAGCCGCCTGAAGGACATCGGCGCGAAGTCGCGCATGCAGATGGAGCGCCTGTTCGACGCCAAGGTCTTCCTGGAAACCTGGGTGCGCGTGCGCGAAGGCTGGTCGGACGACGAAGCTGCGCTGAAGGCCTTCGGCTACGAGTAA